The genomic stretch TGGTGCGCGGCTTCGCGGAGCACGGCTCCGCGCTGCGGGCCGGGGTGAACGGATCTGGCGGATTCCGCCCGGCCCGGTCGTGGCTCCCAGCAACGACAGCAATGGTTAGCGGTGGGCGGGCCGGGGCGCAATGATGTGACGTACTACCCCACTACGGAGAAATGTCCAAAATGGGATGTTTTGGGATGTTTTTGTGCTGCTCGGAGGGCCTTGGTTCTCCTACCCGCGTTAGGAAGTGACGTAGCTCCTATGGGTGGCATCACATCCCCGGGGCCGGATCGAGGATCTCCAGGGGGGTTGTGACGCGTGGGAGGGGGGAGCCTGCAGCCCGTGTCCCATGGCCCGCACCGTCCCGCTCCGGCGCCCCGGACTGTGCGGCCGGGGGCCCGGCCACTGTGCCGCGGCCCATGAGGGCCCGCGCGGCGTATCGCCCGCCGCACGATGCACCGCCCACGCCGCGCCACGACGCCGCCTCCGGGCGGCCGCCACGCCCCTGCACTGGGCCCACACCCGCGCCGACGGCCCTACGGCGGACGTCACTGGCACCCTCGGATGGGACCTCGACCTGATCGGCCCGGCCCCCGTAGCGACTGCCGACCTGGTCCATATCGCCGCCTCGGCCTATCTCGCCGATCGCACCGTCCGCCGTCCCCCCACCACTTTCGTCAGGAGGATCGAGCTCACCGCCCACGCGGTGAACCCCGAACCCGGGAACAGTCCTTGCGGACAACTCGTCGAAGAGCTGCTGCGCTGGCTCACCGTTGATGTGTGGCGGCTGCGCACCGCGGTGCTGTAGTCGTAGTGGCTCAGGTGGATCAGTTCGATCCCATCCGTCAGATGGTCGATTTCACCGCGAAGGTGTTCACCAGCTTTCTGGACCGCCTCGCCCGCCAGGCCGGACGCAAGGACCATGTGATCGTCGACCGGCACCCAGTGCGCCGCAGCAAGGCGGTCCGCGCCTGGCTGGCTGGGGGCCAACACCGACCGCCTCGAACTGCACCTGATGCCCGGATACAGCCCCGAACTCAACCCCGACGAGATCCTCAACGCCGACGTCAAACGCCACGTCCACGCCTCACGGGCCCGCTCGGCGGACGATCTCGCCCGCGATACCCGCCGCTTCCTCCACCGCTGCCAGCCCCACATCGTCCGCGGCTACTTCCACGCCCGCCATGTTCGCTACACAATCCAGTAGGAAACCGAATCGTTTCGTCTCAATACGAGATGCTTGCCGACGTTACATGCTGGAGCCTGGAGAACTCCCATCATCGCAGGTCGCAAGGCATCTCTTCGTTCTGCGGAACCTCCCCGGCAGCGTCACCCGGTGGATTCGGGCTCAGGGCTGCTGTTCCTGGTCTACCTGCCGGGCATCCTGCGGTCGGGGCGGCCGATCATCTGGCCGCGTCCGGGCAAGACCAACGGCCGTTCCTCACCCGCTGGCTGCTCGCCACGGCCGTCCTGTTCCTGGCCGGCGGCGCCGGCTGCGCGCTGCGCCGGTGGTGGGCACAGCGCCGGTAACCGGCCGCCCGCCCGGCACGCACCGTCCATGGCACGTCCGCCGGCGCTGCCACGTCACGGATCGCCCGGCCTCTGGTGCTTATTTCCAACGTAGACAGAAACGTTTCCGCCGACGCCTTGATCCGCTCCGGAAGGAGGAAATAGCATCCGGCGCAATCGATCTTGGAGGGGGTCGGAGTGTCGAACAGAAAACGCGTGAAGCCGGCGCTGATCGCAGCGCTGATACCGATGGTGGTGGTCGGCGTCGCCGCGCAGCCGGCGATGGGGCAGGTGCCCGTGCCACCGCCGATCAAGACCTACGAGGGAGATCCCGGCCGGCTCGGCGACGCGGCGAGCTGGCGTACCCCTGAGTTCAACCGGGACGCCGGCCTGGTGTCAATGGGAGCCGAATTCGCCTACGCCGCCGGCTACTCCGGCACCGGGATGAACATCGGCGTCGTCGACTCGGGCGTCTTCGCCGGGCACGTCCGGGAGCACGGAAGCCTGGACACGAACTACGCGGTCGGGGACCGCTACTTCTCAGTGGAGGCCCAGGGCGGCCAGACGGGCCCCACGCCGGGATTCTACAACCCGGCGTTCAACGACAGCCACGGCACCCACGTCAGCGGGACCATCGGTGCGAGCCGCGACGGCGTCGGCGAGACGCAACCGGCCGGGCCGGATGCCAACATGCACGGCGTCGCGTTCAACAGCAACGTGTACATGGGCAACACCGGCAAGACGGACGGTGTGCTCTACGGTCTCCTGCCGGTGAACGCGACCGCCGCGCAGACGCCGGACGACGCCTACATCGGCAATGTCTACCGGACCGTGAACTCCGCCAAGACGGCGAACGGCGAGCCCATCAGGATCATCACCAGCAGTTGGGGCAGCCAGCCCAAAACGGAAAACTACAACACGTATGACACGCCGCCCGGCAGCCCGGCGGGCTTCGGTCTGAACACGGCATGGCGCCTCTGGTCCACTCCGGACGGCGTCGTCGACGCGAACGGCAGCGCCGCCCACTGGCTGAACGGTGCCATCGAGGCCGCGCGTACCGGCACGGTCATCCAGTTCACCGCCGGTAACAGCGGCTACGTGAACCCGTCGCCGCGAGGCGCCGCGCCGTACTTCATGCCCGAGCTGGAGGGCAGCTGGTACACGACGTCGGGGATCAACCCCACCCTGGGGCGCACGTTCAACCCTGACGGCTCCGTCCTGGTCCCCGGCCAGCAGACGTTCAATCAGTGCGGCGTCGCGAAGTGGTCCTGCGTGACGGCGCCGGCCAACAGCATCAACAGCACGACTGTGTCGGTCGTCAACGGCGTGCCCGAGCCCCGTTACGGCAGTTCGTCGGGGACGTCGATGGCCGGCCCGCACTCGGCGGCGGCACTGTCGTTGATCATGCAGCGCTTCCCGTACATGACCAACGAGCAGGCGCTCTACACGATGTTCACCACCGGCCGACAGAACAATACGATCAGTGACGCGGCGGGCAACGCCGTGCTGAACCCCACCGGCGGCCAGATCGTGCGGGTGCCGGACAGCCGCAACGGCTGGGGCACGGTCAGTCTGCGGGAGGCCATGAACGGCCCGGGCCAGTTCCTGGGGCCGTTCGTCGTCGACACGCAGGGGCGCGACGACGTGTGGTCGAACGACATCTCGGACGTCGCGATCCGGGCCCGCCAGCAGGAGGACGCCGCCGAGGCGGCCGCCTGGGCGGCGACCAAGGCCGCCAAGGGCTGGACCGAGGGCCTGCCGGCCGACGCGAGCGACGCCGACAAGTCGGACTACGCCATCGGGGTCCGCCGTGAGCAGGCCCGCACGGCCCGCGCCTACGAGGGCAGCCTCACGAAGCGTGGCGCCGGCACCCTGTTCCTCACCGGCAGCGAGACCTGGCACGGGACGAGCACCGTCCTCGACGGCAATCTCTCGGTCGTCGGCTCGCACGCGAGCGCTATCGACGTGCGCGGCGGAACGCTCGGCGGCAGCGGCACCGTGGGTGACAGCATCAACGTCAGCAGCGGCGTGCTGCGGCCCGGTCTCACGGCCGACGAGGCCGCGCAGATCACCGGCGCTTCCGGCGCCGTCGGCAATGTCCTGAACGTCGGCGGGAACGCGACCATCGGCAAGCAGGGTCGCGTTGCCGTCACGATCTCCGGCGACCGGGACTACACGAGCGTCCGGGCGGCGGGGAACCTGGTGCTGGACGGTGAGCTGGACCTGGACGTGCGGGGCAAGCTGACCCCGGGCACCGTGTTCACGATCATGAGCGGTAGTTCGATCAAGGGCGCCTTCCACGCACTGCCGGAGAACCGGGCCCTGAACGTGGACGGTTACCTGTTCCGGGTGTCCTACAAGAACAACAGCATGACGCTGACCTTCATGCACGCGGTGCCGAACAATGGGAAGTAAGCCGTGACCCGTTAGCTCAACTCGGCTTGACCACGGTCGAGCCGTGGTGAACGGGCAGAACAGGAAAGGTGGGCCGCGACGCCGATCTCGGCGTCGCGGCCCACCGATTCACGTGGTCATCTGTTGTGACGGGGCGTCGACTCAGCCGCGCCGAACCCGTGTCGCTCGGCCTCTGACGGCCGACGGAGCACCGTCTACCGGGCAGGCGCTGCACCGACGCGTTCGGGCGCGACTACGAGCGTATGCGGCCGGCCGGGGTCACGTTCGAAGAAGCGCCCCGGCGCGAGCCGTACGGCACCGTTGCTGTCTTCCGGGATCTGTACAGGAACCGCTGGGTCTTGATCCAGCTGAACCGGACCGACGGCCCATCGCGGTGACGCGGAGCGACAGGGCCGGTCACGCTGCTCGCAGAGGGCGCCCGCCCCAGCGGATGCCCTTCTCACTGCGCACCCGGGCGCGTTCGCGCTGCTGGGCGGCCAGCACGTCGGGGTGCCGGGCGTTGGCGTTGCGCCAGCGCAGGTAGCGGGGGCGGTCAGCCGGCCGAAGCGCGACTCGACAGCCCGCCTCAGGGCAGCCCCGGAAGGCTAACAGCCGGCCGGGGCTGCCCTGAGGACCGGTCAGTTTCGCCAGAACAGGTGGTGCATCACACCGCTCGGGCTGGGCACGACCTCCAGGTGGAACCGGTTGAGTAGTTCATCGGGTGACTCCCAAAGTCGTACTCCGGACCCGAGCTTCACCGGCGAGACCGCCACATGCATGGTGTCGACCAGGTCCGCTTCGAGGAACTGCCGGATGGTGGTGGCCCCGCCGCCGAGTCGGACGTCCTTGCCCTGCGCTGCCTCCCGCGCCTGCTCGAGGACCGTTGCCGGGTCGCCGTCGACGAAGTGGAACGTGGTGTCGGAGAGCGTGAACGAAGGACGCTTGTGGTGGGTCATGACGAACACCGGGGTGCGGAACGGGGGCTCGTCACCCCACCAGCCGCGCCACTCATGGTTCTGCCAGGGCCCGCGCTGGGGCCCGAACTTGTTGCGGCCCATGATCTCGGCCCCGATGTCGCGCGCGTAGTCCCGCGTGAAGTAGTCGTCGAGGCCCCGGCTCCCCCCGGGATCCGTGCGCATGGGCCAGCTCGCCGTGGCGCCGGCCCATGCGAACAGCCTCTCGGGATTGACATGGCCGAACGGACTCTCGAAGCTCTGGTCCTCACCGGCACCGATGCCGTCACTCGAGACGTTGAAGTTCTGGACTCTCAATAGCTGACCCACGTGTTCCTCCAGTGTTGTCGGACAACGGTGGTGAGACTCTCCGGGCCGGAAGAACTCATCGCTGCGTCCGTGACCGGTCAGAAACCGGGCTACCTGGACCGACCGGCAAATGGATCACTTGAGGCGGCGTGTGGTGGGGCGCCCGTCCCAGCGGTAGCGGGCGGTGGCTCGGCGGATCAGCACGCGGATGGCTGTGACCGTGTGGTGGCAGATCTCCGTACACAATGCTGTCGCCGGCGGCACGGTGATGATCCTGATACTGGCTTACGGCCAGGCGCTGCTCCCGGCAGCCGTGTTGGTCCTGGCCATCGGCTGGTCCCGCCGTGTACTGAAGGCGCACACCGTGGCTCAGCTCATCTGCGGAACCGCACTCGGCTCGACCGCCGCCCTGGCCTTCACCCTCCTCAGGTGATCACCCTCGGGACCTGGCACCTGGACATGGAACCGCCCGAACACGAGGCCGTCAGGCCTGCCGCTGGTTGCCTGAACGGCGGCTATGCGGTGAGATCGAGGAAGTCCGTGACGGCGTGAGCCTTGCGGTGAGCAACGGAGCTGTCTGCGCAGGTCCGCCAGGTTGCTGTTGCCGCGGGCGGAGTCCGTCCTGTCAGCTGCTCGATGGCCTGCTCGGCGACCTCGACGGCGGCGTCCACGTCGACGACCTATGCGGACTCGTAACTGCAGAGGCCGGGTGTAAGCGTTCGCGGACCCGGAGTGCATCCGGCGGAGACGAGTGCCCTGGTATCGCGGCTTTGTCGGCAGGATGGCGTTCGGGGTGGCGTCACTGTGTCGTGCTCTGGATTCCCAGGACCTCGTAGAGGTGCTGGCCGGGGGCCCACCGCTTCAGTTCAAGGCGTCCCATGAGGCCTGCAGCGGGCGGGCCTCATGTATGGCAGGAGCTCCCAGGAGGGGCCGGTTCGCGGGTCATTCACTCGTTCACGTGAATCGGCCGATCGTATGACCGTGGGGCCTTCTTTGCTGGGTAACGTGCGTGCTCGACCGGCCCGGCTGGGCCGGTTCGGAGCGGGTCAGGGGGGTGCGGGGATGACGGACAGTCCTTCGAACCAGGGCAGCGGGCTGTCACGGCGCAGGCTGCTCGCGTCGTCGGCCGCCGCGGGCGGCGCGGTCTGGTTGCTGCGCGGGCTGGTCCGGCCGGGCAGCGCCTACGCGGCCTCGGCACCGCCGCCGGGCTTCCCGGCCGGGATCGACGTTTATCAGCGCGCCTACGAGAACTGGGCCGGTGAAATTCGTACCGACCAGCTGTGGACGTGCGCGCCGCGTAACCCGCAGGAGGTGCTCGACGTCGTCAACTGGGCCTACGGCGCCGGCTGGACGGTACGTGCGCAAGGGCAGCGGCATGGCTGGGCCCCCCTCACGGTGGCCGACGGCACACCCGCCGCGGCCCGGGTCGTCCTGCTGGACACCACCGCACACCTCACCGCGATGTCGCTGGAGCAGCAGGCCGCCGACGGGTCGGCCGAAGTCCGGGTCCAGGCCGGTGCCTCGCTGGAGACGCTGCTCGCGTTTGCCGGCGCGGGCGGATACGGGGTCGCCTCCGCGCCGGCACCCGGCGCTCTCTCGGTTGGTGGCGCGCTTGCCATCGGCGCGCATGGCACGGCCATCCCCGCAGTCGGCGAAAACCCGTCATCCGGCCACGGCTACGGCTCGCTGAGCAACCTGGTCACCGAGCTGACCGTGGTCGTCTGGGACGAGGACGCCGGCCGCTACGTTCTGCGGACCGTCGGCCGAGCCGAGCCCGACTGCGATGCGCTCCTCACTCACCTCGGCCGCTCGCTCGTCACTGAGGCCGTTCTGCGGGTGGGCACCGACCGCAATCTACGCTGCCAGTCCTTTCTGAACATCCCCGCCACCGAACTGTTCGCCGCCCCCGGTGCTCCGGCCGGCACCCGGACCCTCGCCGGCTTCGTGGACCGCACCGGCCGGGTGGAGGCGATCTGGTTCGCCTTCACCGACTACCCCTGGCTGAAGGTCTGGAGTGTCGCCCCGAAGCGGCCGCTCACCGCCCGCGCGGTCCACGAGCCGTACAACTACCCGTTCTCCGACTCCCTCCCCGAGCCGGTGGCCCGCCTGGCCGGGGATGTGGTCTCCGGAGCATGGGCGAGTGCGCCGCTCTTCGGGCAGGTCCAGTACCTGCTGACAAAGGTCGCGTTGACGGGCGACATCACCGACGTCCTGCTCTCGGGGACCCTCGTGCGGGACGTGCTGACCGGCGACGTTCTCACCCACCTACTGGCAGGCGGCCTGCGCTCGGACCTGTGGGGCGCCTCACGCAACCTGCTGCAGTACGTGCGGCCCACCACGCTGCGCGAGACCGCCAACGGCTACGCCGTCCTCACCCGCCGCGCCGATCTGCAGTGGGTGGTCAGCCAGTTCGCCGGCTTCTACCGCACGCTGCTCGCGCAGTACGCGGCGCGCGGCGAGTACCCGGTCAACGGCCAGGTGGAGATCCGGGTGACTGGTCTGGAGGACCCGTTCGTGTGCGGTGTCCCGGGCGCGCGGCCCCCGCTGCTGTCCGCCCTGCGGCCGCGCCCCGACCGGCCGGACGTCGACACCGCCGTGTGGATCGACGTCCTCTCCCTGCCGACTACACCCGCCCTGCACCGCTTCTACCGCGACATCGAGCAGTTCCTCCTGGCCCTGGACGGGGACCGAGCGACGGTTCGCGTGGAGTGGTCCAAGGGCTGGGCCTACAGCGACACCGCCGCGTGGTCCGACCCGGACGTCCTCACCCGCGCGATCCCCGCCAGCCAGCGCGCCGGGGGCGGCCCGGGCTGGGACGAGGCGGTCGCGGCTCTCGACCGGCTCGACCCCCACCGCGTG from Streptomyces sannanensis encodes the following:
- a CDS encoding cholesterol oxidase substrate-binding domain-containing protein — encoded protein: MTDSPSNQGSGLSRRRLLASSAAAGGAVWLLRGLVRPGSAYAASAPPPGFPAGIDVYQRAYENWAGEIRTDQLWTCAPRNPQEVLDVVNWAYGAGWTVRAQGQRHGWAPLTVADGTPAAARVVLLDTTAHLTAMSLEQQAADGSAEVRVQAGASLETLLAFAGAGGYGVASAPAPGALSVGGALAIGAHGTAIPAVGENPSSGHGYGSLSNLVTELTVVVWDEDAGRYVLRTVGRAEPDCDALLTHLGRSLVTEAVLRVGTDRNLRCQSFLNIPATELFAAPGAPAGTRTLAGFVDRTGRVEAIWFAFTDYPWLKVWSVAPKRPLTARAVHEPYNYPFSDSLPEPVARLAGDVVSGAWASAPLFGQVQYLLTKVALTGDITDVLLSGTLVRDVLTGDVLTHLLAGGLRSDLWGASRNLLQYVRPTTLRETANGYAVLTRRADLQWVVSQFAGFYRTLLAQYAARGEYPVNGQVEIRVTGLEDPFVCGVPGARPPLLSALRPRPDRPDVDTAVWIDVLSLPTTPALHRFYRDIEQFLLALDGDRATVRVEWSKGWAYSDTAAWSDPDVLTRAIPASQRAGGGPGWDEAVAALDRLDPHRVLSSPFLDALLR
- a CDS encoding S8 family peptidase, with product MSNRKRVKPALIAALIPMVVVGVAAQPAMGQVPVPPPIKTYEGDPGRLGDAASWRTPEFNRDAGLVSMGAEFAYAAGYSGTGMNIGVVDSGVFAGHVREHGSLDTNYAVGDRYFSVEAQGGQTGPTPGFYNPAFNDSHGTHVSGTIGASRDGVGETQPAGPDANMHGVAFNSNVYMGNTGKTDGVLYGLLPVNATAAQTPDDAYIGNVYRTVNSAKTANGEPIRIITSSWGSQPKTENYNTYDTPPGSPAGFGLNTAWRLWSTPDGVVDANGSAAHWLNGAIEAARTGTVIQFTAGNSGYVNPSPRGAAPYFMPELEGSWYTTSGINPTLGRTFNPDGSVLVPGQQTFNQCGVAKWSCVTAPANSINSTTVSVVNGVPEPRYGSSSGTSMAGPHSAAALSLIMQRFPYMTNEQALYTMFTTGRQNNTISDAAGNAVLNPTGGQIVRVPDSRNGWGTVSLREAMNGPGQFLGPFVVDTQGRDDVWSNDISDVAIRARQQEDAAEAAAWAATKAAKGWTEGLPADASDADKSDYAIGVRREQARTARAYEGSLTKRGAGTLFLTGSETWHGTSTVLDGNLSVVGSHASAIDVRGGTLGGSGTVGDSINVSSGVLRPGLTADEAAQITGASGAVGNVLNVGGNATIGKQGRVAVTISGDRDYTSVRAAGNLVLDGELDLDVRGKLTPGTVFTIMSGSSIKGAFHALPENRALNVDGYLFRVSYKNNSMTLTFMHAVPNNGK
- a CDS encoding dihydrofolate reductase family protein; this translates as MGQLLRVQNFNVSSDGIGAGEDQSFESPFGHVNPERLFAWAGATASWPMRTDPGGSRGLDDYFTRDYARDIGAEIMGRNKFGPQRGPWQNHEWRGWWGDEPPFRTPVFVMTHHKRPSFTLSDTTFHFVDGDPATVLEQAREAAQGKDVRLGGGATTIRQFLEADLVDTMHVAVSPVKLGSGVRLWESPDELLNRFHLEVVPSPSGVMHHLFWRN